In Vigna angularis cultivar LongXiaoDou No.4 chromosome 8, ASM1680809v1, whole genome shotgun sequence, one DNA window encodes the following:
- the LOC108344460 gene encoding purine permease 1 produces the protein MSAILLRNHLTRHHDSFLTPLLSPAARSSLHFVLLSSLQQEPIKSIPKKLCDTISELTATILPDDPSACDVALCTKTQCPIGPLVMRLYFLRGGNRVWLSNFLETAGFPFMLLPLAVSYFRRRAAAGTAKPNPVSMKPPILAASVFIGVLTGLDDYLYAYDVARLPVSTSSLIIATQLGFTALFAFLLVRQKFTSYFVNAVVLLTVGVGVLALHSSGDRPPGKSVKAYVMGFVMTVIAAALYGFVLPMVELLYKKTKQPITYSLVMEIQFVMCFSATLFCLIGMIINNDFKVIPREAKTFKQCHVAK, from the exons ATGTCCGCTATCCTCCTTCGCAACCACCTCACGCGCCATCACGACTCTTTCCTCACGCCACTCCTCTCCCCAGCCGCTCGCTCCTCCCTCCACTTTGTCCTCCTCTCCTCGCTCCAACAAGAGCCCATCAAATCCATCCCTAAGAAGCTCTGCGACACCATCTCCGAACTCACCGCCACAATTCTCCCCGATGACCCCTCCGCCTG CGACGTGGCATTGTGCACTAAAACACAATGTCCAATCGGCCCCCTCGTTATGCGTCTCTACTTCCTCCGTGGCGGGAACCGTGTTTGGCTTTCCAACTTCCTCGAAACAGCCGGCTTCCCCTTCATGCTACTCCCCCTCGCCGTCTCTTACTTCCGTCGGCGCGCAGCGGCGGGGACCGCTAAACCCAATCCGGTCTCCATGAAACCCCCTATCCTCGCGGCCTCCGTCTTCATCGGAGTCCTCACCGGCCTCGACGACTATCTCTACGCCTACGACGTGGCGCGCCTCCCCGTGTCCACGTCATCACTCATCATCGCCACACAACTCGGCTTCACCGCCCTGTTCGCGTTCCTGCTGGTGCGCCAGAAGTTCACCTCGTACTTCGTGAACGCAGTAGTTTTGCTTACCGTTGGCGTCGGCGTTCTGGCGCTCCACAGCAGCGGAGACCGCCCCCCCGGCAAGTCCGTGAAGGCCTACGTGATGGGGTTCGTGATGACAGTAATCGCTGCAGCATTGTATGGCTTCGTGTTACCCATGGTGGAGTTGTTGTACAAAAAAACCAAACAACCCATTACCTATTCCCTTGTCATGGAGATTCAGTTCGTGATGTGCTTCTCCGCCACTCTCTTTTGCCTCATCGGCATGATCATTAACAACGACTTTAAG GTGATTCCGCGAGAAGCTAAAACATTCAAGCAATGCCACGTCGCTAAATGA
- the LOC108343888 gene encoding chloride channel protein CLC-b — protein MSKESGLNKESTSMNDTMVEEVEERDPESNPLNEPLLKRNRTLSSNPLALVGAKVSYIESLDYEINENDLFKQDWRSRSRTQVLQYIFWKWALAFLVGLLTGVIATLINLAIENIAGYKLLAVVNFIQKERYLTGFLYFTGANFILTFVASILCVCFAPTAAGPGIPEIKAYLNGVDTPNMYGATTLFVKIIGSIGAVSAGLDLGKEGPLVHIGSCIASLLGQGGPDNYRIKWRWLRYFNNDRDRRDLITCGASSGVCAAFRAPVGGVLFALEEVATWWRSALLWRTFFSTAVVVVVLRTTIELCHKGKCGLFGEGGLIMFDVSDVTVNYNVIDIIPVVIIGVLGGVLGSLYNYLLHKVLRLYNLINQKGKMYKLLLSLSVALFTSICQYCLPFLAKCTPCDPSLSEVCPTNGRSGNFKQFNCPNGHYNDLATLLLTTNDDAVRNIFSTNTPFEYQPFSIVIFFGLYCILGLITFGIAVPSGLFLPIILMGSGYGRLLGMLMRPHTNIDQGLFAVLGAASLMAGSMRMTVSLCVIFLELTNNLLLLPITMIVLLIAKTVGDSFNPSIYEIILHLKGLPFMDANPEPWMRNLTVGELVDVKPAVISFRGVEKVANIVNALRNTTHNGFPVMDCGVVPATGVASEATELHGIILRAHLIQVLKKKWFLKEKRRTEEWEVREKFTWVELAEREGNIEDVAVTKEEMEMFVDLHPLTNTTPFTVLESMSVAKAMVLFRQVGLRHMLVVPKYQASGVSPVIGILTRQDLLAHNILTVFPQLSKPKRK, from the exons ATGAGTAAGGAATCTGGTCTGAACAAAGAAAGCACATCAATGAATGACACCATGGTGGAAGAGGTTGAAGAAAGAGATCCAGAAAGCAATCCACTGAATGAGCCTCTGCTCAAGAGGAACAGGACATTGTCTTCCAATCCACTTGCTCTTGTTGGAGCAAAAGTTTCCTACATAGAAAGCTTGGACTATGA GATCAATGAGAATGATCTGTTCAAACAAGATTGGAGGAGCAGATCAAGAACTCAAGTGTTGCAGTACATATTCTGGAAATGGGCTCTTGCATTCCTTGTTGGACTTCTCACTGGTGTCATAGCCACTTTGATCAATCTTGCTATAGAGAACATTGCAGGGTACAAGCTTCTTGCTGTTGTCAACTTTATCCAAAAGGAAAG GTACTTGACAGGGTTCCTATATTTCACTGGAGCTAATTTCATTTTGACATTTGTTGCTTCTATTCTGTGTGTGTGTTTTGCACCCACAGCTGCTGGACCTGGAATACCAGAAATCAAAGCTTATCTTAATGGGGTTGATACTCCCAACATGTATGGTGCCACAACATTGTTTGTTAAG ATAATTGGAAGCATTGGAGCTGTATCTGCAGGCCTAGATTTAGGAAAAGAAGGGCCCTTGGTACACATTGGTAGCTGCATTGCTTCATTACTTGGTCAAGGCGGCCCTGACAATTACAGGATCAAGTGGCGGTGGTTGAGGTATTTCAACAATGATCGTGACCGTAGGGATCTCATCACCTGTGGTGCTTCTTCAGGGGTCTGTGCAGCTTTCAGGGCACCAGTGGGCGGAGTTCTCTTTGCTCTTGAGGAGGTGGCAACATGGTGGAGAAGTGCTCTCCTCTGGAGAACTTTTTTCAGCACAGCTGTGGTTGTGGTTGTGCTTAGGACAACCATTGAACTTTGCCACAAAGGAAAATGTGGCCTTTTCGGTGAAGGGGGGCTCATCATGTTTGATGTGAGTGATGTCACTGTGAATTACAATGTAATCGATATCATCCCTGTTGTTATCATTGGAGTCCTTGGTGGGGTATTGGGAAGCCTTTACAACTACCTTCTGCATAAAGTCCTCCGTCTCTACAATCTCATCAATCA GAAAGGAAAAATGTACAAGCTCCTCCTCAGTCTTTCAGTTGCACTCTTCACATCAATATGCCAATACTGTCTCCCATTCCTAGCAAAATGCACCCCTTGTGATCCTTCCCTTTCAGAAGTGTGTCCTACAAACGGACGTTCTGGAAACTTCAAACAATTCAACTGCCCAAATGGCCACTACAATGATCTTGCAACGCTGCTTCTGACCACCAATGATGATGCTGTTAGAAACATATTCTCAACCAACACTCCTTTTGAGTACCAACCTTTCTCCATCGTAATTTTCTTTGGACTCTATTGCATACTAGGACTAATCACCTTTGGGATTGCTGTGCCATCAGGGCTCTTCCTACCAATCATTCTCATGGGTTCAGGTTACGGCAGACTTCTTGGAATGCTCATGAGACCTCATACAAACATTGATCAAGGGCTATTTGCAGTCCTTGGTGCAGCCTCACTTATGGCGGGATCCATGAGAATGACTGTGTCCCTTTGTGTGATCTTCCTTGAACTAACCAACAACCTTCTCCTACTACCAATAACCATGATTGTTCTCCTCATAGCTAAAACTGTTGGAGACAGCTTCAACCCAAGCATCTATGAGATCATCCTGCACTTGAAAGGCCTCCCTTTCATGGATGCAAACCCTGAGCCATGGATGAGAAACCTCACTGTGGGAGAACTTGTTGATGTGAAGCCAGCAGTGATCAGCTTCAGAGGAGTAGAAAAGGTAGCCAATATAGTCAATGCCCTGAGAAACACCACACATAATGGTTTTCCTGTAATGGACTGTGGAGTGGTGCCAGCAACAGGAGTGGCCAGTGAGGCTACAGAACTTCATGGAATCATTCTAAGAGCACACCTTATTCAGGTGCTCAAGAAGAAGTGGTTCTTGAAGGAGAAAAGGAGAACTGAGGAATGGGAAGTGAGAGAGAAATTTACATGGGTAGAGCTGGCTGAGAGAGAAGGGAACATTGAAGATGTGGCTGTGACTAAAGAAGAAATGGAGATGTTTGTTGATCTACACCCTCTCACCAACACAACTCCCTTCACAGTGCTAGAGAGCATGTCAGTAGCAAAAGCCATGGTTCTCTTCAGACAAGTAGGACTTCGTCATATGCTTGTTGTGCCAAAATATCAAGCATCTGGG GTGTCTCCTGTGATTGGGATCTTGACGAGGCAGGATCTTCTGGCACACAACATTCTGACAGTGTTTCCTCAATTGTCAAAACCAAAGAGGAAGTGA
- the LOC108345253 gene encoding mavicyanin — protein MGLKNTLFLALLAAMVAKEVFAAQHVVGGSQGWDQSTDFKSWTSGQTFKVGDKLVFKYSSLHSVVEVGNESAYKSCDISSPIQSLSTGNDVVKLEKPGTRYFTCGTLGHCSQGMKLKITILKGNANAPSPASSPSSSSSSSSSPSFSPAITTHASSASQCFASFLFILALSLTVMLSLF, from the exons ATGGGGCTCAAGAACACACTTTTCTTGGCACTGCTTGCAGCCATGGTTGCAAAGGAGGTCTTTGCAGCACAGCATGTTGTTGGTGGAAGCCAAGGTTGGGATCAATCCACAGACTTTAAGTCATGGACTTCAGGCCAAACATTCAAGGTTGGAGATAAACTTG TTTTCAAGTACAGTTCTTTGCACAGTGTGGTTGAAGTAGGCAATGAGAGTGCGTACAAGAGTTGTGATATCAGCAGTCCAATCCAATCACTGAGTACTGGGAATGATGTTGTGAAATTGGAGAAACCAGGTACGAGGTACTTCACTTGTGGTACCTTGGGCCACTGTAGTCAAGGGATGAAGCTAAAGATTACCATACTTAAAGGGAATGCTAATGCTCCTTCTCCTgcatcatcaccatcttcatcttcatcttcctcctcatcaCCATCTTTTTCTCCTGCTATTACTACTCATGCGTCTTCAGCCTCACAATGCTTCGCCTCTTTTCTGTTCATTCTTGCATTATCTCTCACCGTAATGCTTTccttgttttaa